In Vicugna pacos chromosome 10, VicPac4, whole genome shotgun sequence, the following proteins share a genomic window:
- the KBTBD3 gene encoding kelch repeat and BTB domain-containing protein 3 gives MDNSYGFHQQSPCNRISSEKKNNFLVSEDHGQKILSILQNFREQNVFYDFKIIMKDETIPCHRCVLAACSDFFRAMFEVNMKERDGGSVTITNLSSKAVKAFLDYAYTGKTKITDDNVEMFLQLSSFLQVSFLSKACSDFLIKNINLVNCLQLLSISDSYGSTRLFDHALYFVQHHFSLVFKSSDFLELNFGVLQKCLESDELNVPEEETVLKVVLSWTKHNLESRQKHLPYLIKKVRLYHLPEETLQDCLLNEECLLKSTDCFDVIMDAIKCVQGSGGLFPDARPSTTEKYIFVHKTEENGENQYTFCYNIKSDSWKILPQSHLIDLPGSSLSSYGEKIFLTGGCKGPCCRTVRLHIAESYHDATDQTWCYCPVKNDFFLVSTMKTPRTMHTSVMALNRLFVIGGKTKGSQDIRSLLAVESYNPLSKEWISVSPLPRGIYYPEASACQNVIYVLGSEVEITDAFNPSLDCFFKYNATTDQWSELVAEFGQFFHATLIKAVPVNCTLYICDLSTYKVYSFCPDTCVWKGEGSFECAGFNAGAVGIEDKIYILGGDYAPDEITDEVQVYHSSRSEWEEVSPMPRALTEFYCQAIQFNKYRDPWFSNHY, from the exons ATGGATAATTCATATGGTTTCCATCAACAAAGCCCGTGTAATAGAATTTCATCTGAGAAGAAAAACAACTTCCTTGTGTCGGAAGATCATGGACAGAAAATCTTAAGTATACTACAGAATTTTAGAGAACAGAATGTCTTTTATGATTTCAAAATAATCATGAAAGATGAAACAATCCCATGTCATCGTTGTGTGTTAGCAGCATGCAGTGACTTTTTCAG ggCTATGTTTGAAGTAAACATGAAAGAAAGAGATGGTGGAAGTGTTACCATTACTAATTTGTCCTCCAAAGCAGTAAAAGCGTTTCTTGATTATGCCTATACTGGAAAAACAAAGATAACAGATGATAATGTGGAAATGTTTCTCCAGTTGTCATCGTTTCTTCAAGTTTCCTTCCTATCCAAAGCTTGCAgtgactttttaataaaaaatattaatcttGTCAACTGTTTACAGTTATTATCTATCTCAGATAGCTATGGCTCTACCCGTTTGTTTGATCATGCTTTATACTTTGTACAACATCACTTTTCTTTAGTATTTAAATCCAGTGATTTCTTAGAGTTAAATTTTGGAGTACTACAGAAGTGTCTGGAATCAGATGAATTAAATGTTCCCGAAGAAGAAACTGTACTGAAAGTCGTCCTCAGTTGGACTAAACATAACTTAGAATCAAGGCAAAAGCATCTGCCTTATTTGATTAAAAAAGTAAGATTATATCACTTACCTGAGGAGACACTTCAAGACTGTCTGCTCAATGAAGAGTGTTTACTCAAAAGCACAGACTGTTTTGACGTGATCATGGATGCGATTAAGTGTGTGCAAGGTTCTGGCGGACTTTTCCCTGATGCCCGACCCTCCACaactgaaaaatacatatttgttcaCAAAActgaggaaaatggagaaaatcaatACACATTTTGCTATAATATTAAAAGTGATTCATGGAAAATACTGCCACAGTCACACCTAATTGATTTGCCAGGATCTAGTCTGTCTAGCTACGGGGAGAAAATATTCTTGACAGGTGGTTGCAAAGGGCCGTGTTGCAGAACCGTCCGGCTCCATATTGCAGAGTCATATCATGATGCCACTGATCAAACCTGGTGCTACTGTCCAGTCAAAAATGATTTCTTCCTGGTATCAACCATGAAAACACCAAGAACCATGCATACATCAGTTATGGCTCTCAATCGATTATTTGTCATAGGTGGTAAGACTAAAGGCTCTCAGGACATTAGAAGTCTCTTAGCTGTTGAATCTTACAACCCTCTTTCCAAAGAATGGATATCTGTTAGCCCATTGCCCAGGGGCATCTACTATCCCGAAGCAAGTGCATGCCAAAATGTAATTTATGTTCTTGGATCAGAGGTAGAGATTACAGATGCTTTTAACCCATCACTTGACTGCTTTTTTAAATACAATGCCACAACCGATCAGTGGTCTGAACTAGTGGCAGAGTTTGGGCAGTTTTTTCACGCAACACTAATTAAAGCTGTCCCAGTAAACTGTACACTGTATATATGTGACCTTTCCACCTACAAGGTTTATAGTTTTTGTCCAGATACTTGCGTTTGGAAGGGTGAAGGATCTTTTGAATGTGCAGGCTTTAACGCAGGTGCAGTTGGCATtgaagataaaatttatatattaggTGGTGATTATGCACCAGATGAAATCACAGATGAAGTCCAGGTCTACCACAGCAGCAGGTCCGAGTGGGAAGAAGTTTCACCAATGCCAAGAGCCTTAACCGAATTTTACTGCCAGGCGATTCAGTTTAATAAATACAGGGACCCATGGTTTTCTAATCATTACTAA